The Formosa sp. Hel1_33_131 genome window below encodes:
- a CDS encoding T9SS type A sorting domain-containing protein, with translation MKKPTLQISIFAIFFSLSAFAQDLNVAAGGQMYISPTAFVHASSNVGIDSNGELIMDSVSDDFSDLFVVGSSTGTAEYRHFTGSSATRDLVSPPVSGQTFASFATANTGKIATGTITTSNLMYGPFDTANGVYVEYAAADVTPLVAAKGYRAGSIGGQTLAYKGVVSTSDVGITIVHAPGVYVAGTYKESNLVGNPFTTHINAGAIVTALGAASAVIDPTYAAIYGYDGAATASASTWKVINSLTSTELITPGQGFIIISTAAGGTFNFPKSARTVSTSAQDNFIPGSQVNSRSSFKLKLTKDANVYDTSLYFIDAYGSRGLDVTFDAGSLGSDIGTHLVENSQGYNLAIQALSTSDLTATDYAIPLEVNVAAGQEATISIDDLDVPSGTRFYLDDRVRNVQTLLTSNDYTFIPSSDLSGIGRFYLGTTSSTFSSPYTALNSVEIFSSATTKKLIVQGQLRHDSTLILYDIRGRVIQTHQLEASQTKHEIDVSNVSSGVYVANLNNKHQSKTTKLVIK, from the coding sequence ATGAAAAAACCTACTTTACAAATATCAATCTTTGCAATCTTTTTTAGCCTGTCAGCTTTCGCTCAAGATTTGAATGTAGCTGCAGGTGGTCAGATGTATATCTCCCCCACAGCATTTGTCCATGCGTCAAGTAACGTTGGTATTGACTCTAATGGTGAGCTTATCATGGACTCAGTGTCCGATGATTTTTCTGACCTTTTTGTTGTTGGGTCTTCTACAGGAACTGCAGAGTATCGTCATTTCACAGGCTCTTCTGCCACCAGGGATTTAGTCTCCCCACCAGTAAGTGGTCAAACCTTTGCCTCATTTGCGACTGCAAATACTGGGAAAATTGCTACAGGAACCATTACTACTTCTAACCTAATGTATGGTCCATTCGATACTGCAAATGGAGTATACGTAGAGTATGCAGCTGCAGATGTCACACCGTTAGTGGCTGCCAAAGGCTATCGTGCAGGTAGTATAGGTGGGCAAACATTGGCTTACAAAGGGGTTGTAAGCACTTCCGATGTTGGTATAACTATTGTTCATGCTCCTGGAGTTTATGTGGCTGGTACATACAAAGAAAGTAACCTCGTTGGAAATCCTTTTACTACACATATTAATGCGGGAGCGATAGTAACAGCATTGGGTGCTGCTAGTGCCGTCATTGACCCAACATATGCTGCTATTTACGGGTATGATGGGGCAGCAACTGCAAGTGCTAGTACTTGGAAAGTAATAAACAGTCTTACAAGTACGGAATTGATCACTCCAGGACAAGGGTTTATAATTATATCCACTGCTGCTGGAGGCACATTCAACTTTCCTAAATCAGCTAGAACAGTGAGTACTTCTGCACAAGATAATTTTATCCCTGGAAGTCAGGTAAATAGTCGTTCATCTTTTAAATTAAAGTTAACCAAAGATGCTAATGTTTATGACACGTCACTTTACTTTATTGATGCATATGGTTCACGCGGCTTAGACGTGACCTTTGATGCAGGGTCTTTAGGGTCTGATATAGGAACTCATTTAGTAGAAAATTCTCAAGGTTATAATTTGGCCATACAAGCGCTATCTACTAGTGATTTAACAGCAACGGATTATGCCATTCCTTTGGAGGTGAATGTTGCAGCAGGTCAGGAAGCAACGATTAGTATCGACGATTTAGACGTTCCTTCAGGTACGAGATTTTATTTAGACGATAGAGTGCGAAACGTTCAAACGTTACTAACCTCTAACGATTATACGTTTATACCTTCATCTGACTTAAGCGGAATTGGACGTTTTTATTTAGGCACAACTTCATCCACTTTTTCAAGCCCTTACACGGCACTCAACTCTGTTGAGATTTTCTCATCGGCTACTACAAAAAAACTAATCGTTCAGGGTCAATTAAGGCATGACTCGACATTAATATTATATGATATAAGAGGCCGCGTGATACAAACGCATCAATTGGAAGCTTCTCAAACAAAACATGAGATTGATGTGTCTAACGTAAGTTCGGGAGTGTATGTTGCAAACTTGAACAATAAACACCAATCTAAAACAACCAAGTTAGTTATCAAATAA